One window from the genome of Micromonospora aurantiaca ATCC 27029 encodes:
- a CDS encoding uracil-DNA glycosylase gives MVARAARAADLADLDGAVSDCFACPRLVAWREEVARVKRAAFRDQDYWGRPVPGLGPADARIAILGLAPAAHGGNRTGRIFTGDRSGDVLFAALHRAGLANQPTSVSADDGLTLRDTRIFAAVRCAPPDNKPTPDERDTCAPWLHREVELIRPTLRVVVALGAFAWAAWWPVLRQVYGQRPPTPRPVFGHGAHWSGESVPALLGCYHVSQQNTFTGRLTPAMLDDVFTRAKDLAGVD, from the coding sequence GTGGTCGCCCGCGCCGCGCGGGCGGCCGACCTGGCCGACCTCGACGGCGCGGTCAGCGACTGCTTCGCCTGCCCGCGCCTGGTGGCCTGGCGGGAGGAGGTCGCCCGGGTCAAGCGGGCCGCGTTCCGCGACCAGGACTACTGGGGACGGCCGGTGCCCGGCCTCGGGCCGGCGGACGCCCGCATCGCGATCCTCGGTCTGGCGCCGGCCGCGCACGGCGGCAACCGCACGGGCCGGATCTTCACCGGGGACCGGTCCGGTGACGTGCTGTTCGCCGCGCTGCACCGCGCCGGGCTGGCCAACCAGCCGACGAGCGTGTCCGCGGACGACGGCCTGACGCTGCGCGACACCCGCATCTTCGCGGCTGTGCGGTGCGCGCCGCCGGACAACAAACCCACCCCGGACGAGCGGGACACCTGCGCGCCGTGGCTGCACCGCGAGGTCGAGCTGATCCGGCCCACGCTGCGCGTCGTGGTCGCGCTGGGCGCGTTCGCGTGGGCCGCGTGGTGGCCGGTGCTACGCCAGGTGTACGGGCAGCGACCGCCCACACCGCGACCGGTGTTCGGTCATGGGGCACACTGGTCCGGCGAGTCGGTGCCGGCGTTGCTGGGCTGCTATCACGTCAGCCAGCAGAACACGTTCACCGGCCGGCTCACACCGGCGATGCTGGACGACGTGTTCACCCGGGCGAAGGACCTGGCCGGGGTGGACTGA
- the eno gene encoding phosphopyruvate hydratase: MATIEGIVAREILDSRGNPTVEVEVGLDDGTIARAAVPSGASTGAFEAVELRDGDKDRYLGKGVEKAVANIEDRIVDQLIGYEASEQRLIDQKMIDIDGSDNKGELGANAILGVSLAVAKAAAGSAELSLFRYLGGPNAHLLPVPMMNILNGGAHADSNVDIQEFMIAPIGAPTFRDALRSGAEVYHALKSVLKKKDLSTGLGDEGGFAPNLPTNAAALDLIAEAVEKAGYRLGTDIVFALDVAATEFFDNGTYTFEGSAKSAEEMSNYYTKLAGDYPIVSIEDPLAEDDWSGWATLTAALGDRIQIVGDDLFVTNPQRIARGIAEQAANAVLVKVNQIGSLTETLDAVDLAHRAGFKCMMSHRSGETEDTTIADLAVATGCGQIKTGAPARSDRVAKYNQLLRIEEELADAARYAGAGAFPRYRSA; this comes from the coding sequence GTGGCAACCATCGAGGGAATCGTCGCCCGGGAGATCCTGGACTCGCGGGGCAACCCGACGGTCGAGGTCGAGGTCGGGCTCGACGACGGCACGATCGCCCGCGCCGCGGTGCCGTCCGGCGCCTCCACCGGCGCGTTCGAGGCGGTCGAGCTGCGCGACGGTGACAAGGATCGCTACCTGGGCAAGGGCGTCGAGAAGGCGGTCGCCAACATCGAGGACCGCATCGTCGACCAGCTCATCGGCTACGAGGCCAGCGAGCAGCGGCTGATCGACCAGAAGATGATCGACATCGACGGCTCGGACAACAAGGGCGAGCTGGGCGCGAACGCCATCCTCGGCGTCTCCCTGGCCGTGGCCAAGGCCGCCGCCGGCAGCGCCGAGCTGAGCCTGTTCCGCTACCTGGGCGGCCCGAACGCGCACCTGCTCCCGGTGCCGATGATGAACATCCTCAACGGTGGCGCGCACGCCGACTCGAACGTCGACATCCAGGAGTTCATGATCGCGCCGATCGGCGCGCCGACGTTCCGGGACGCGCTGCGCTCGGGCGCCGAGGTCTACCACGCGCTGAAGTCGGTGCTGAAGAAGAAGGACCTGTCGACCGGCCTGGGCGACGAGGGCGGCTTCGCCCCGAACCTGCCCACCAACGCCGCCGCGCTGGACCTGATCGCCGAGGCCGTGGAGAAGGCCGGCTACCGGCTCGGCACCGACATCGTCTTCGCGCTCGACGTGGCCGCCACCGAGTTCTTCGACAACGGCACCTACACGTTCGAGGGCAGCGCCAAGAGCGCCGAGGAGATGAGCAACTACTACACCAAGCTCGCCGGCGACTACCCGATCGTGTCGATCGAGGACCCGCTGGCCGAGGACGACTGGAGCGGCTGGGCCACCCTCACCGCCGCGCTCGGCGACCGCATCCAGATCGTCGGCGACGACCTGTTCGTGACCAACCCGCAGCGCATCGCCCGGGGCATCGCCGAGCAGGCCGCCAACGCGGTGCTGGTGAAGGTCAACCAGATCGGCTCGCTCACCGAGACGCTCGACGCCGTCGACCTGGCCCACCGGGCCGGCTTCAAGTGCATGATGAGCCACCGTTCCGGCGAGACCGAGGACACCACCATCGCCGACCTGGCCGTCGCCACCGGCTGCGGGCAGATCAAGACCGGCGCGCCGGCCCGCTCGGACCGGGTGGCCAAGTACAACCAGCTCCTGCGGATCGAGGAGGAGCTGGCCGACGCGGCGCGGTACGCCGGTGCCGGCGCGTTCCCGCGCTACCGTTCGGCCTGA
- a CDS encoding PadR family transcriptional regulator, whose protein sequence is MDTTQLLKGVLDLAVLAVLKDEDGYGYDILRRLREAGLTEVGDASVYGTLRRLFAAGLLTTYVVPSESGPHRKYYSLNTAGRDQLTRSGKTWRSFATTMDALLDDRGMAA, encoded by the coding sequence GTGGATACCACGCAGCTCCTCAAGGGCGTGCTCGACCTGGCGGTGCTCGCCGTGCTCAAGGACGAGGACGGATACGGCTACGACATCCTGCGGCGGCTGCGTGAGGCCGGCCTCACCGAGGTCGGCGACGCCTCGGTCTACGGCACGCTGCGCCGGCTGTTCGCCGCAGGCCTGCTCACCACGTACGTGGTGCCGAGCGAGTCCGGGCCGCACCGCAAGTACTACTCGCTGAACACGGCCGGGCGTGACCAGCTCACCCGCTCCGGCAAGACCTGGCGCTCGTTCGCCACCACCATGGACGCACTGCTCGACGATCGGGGGATGGCGGCATGA
- a CDS encoding FtsB family cell division protein codes for MQQRRTPGGQRPARRPGQPGRTGGARVRSTARDNGVRAEARAAGRSPGASRAADGVRSASRPAAARRTAAGGPVKRLTAPQPRRFTGRATVLFAVLIALALAYTYPVRVYLDQQADIERMEAAQAAQRAEIDRLTAEAAKWKDPEYVKTQARERFFMGKPGETLLVVLSDPEGAAKDAGKGAKPGAPKPPEPWYDTLWGSVRAANAERPDK; via the coding sequence ATGCAGCAGCGCCGCACACCGGGTGGCCAGCGGCCCGCCCGCCGGCCGGGTCAGCCCGGCCGGACGGGCGGTGCCCGGGTCCGGTCCACGGCACGCGACAACGGCGTCCGCGCGGAGGCGCGCGCCGCCGGCCGGTCACCCGGCGCGTCCCGTGCCGCCGACGGCGTACGCTCCGCGAGCCGCCCCGCCGCGGCCCGGCGTACCGCCGCCGGTGGCCCGGTCAAGCGGCTCACCGCACCCCAACCCCGGCGCTTCACCGGGCGCGCCACGGTGCTGTTCGCGGTGCTGATCGCGCTCGCCCTGGCGTACACCTATCCGGTCCGGGTCTACCTGGACCAGCAGGCCGACATCGAGCGGATGGAGGCGGCGCAGGCCGCCCAGCGGGCCGAGATCGACCGGCTCACCGCCGAGGCGGCCAAGTGGAAGGACCCGGAGTACGTCAAGACGCAGGCCCGGGAGCGGTTCTTCATGGGCAAGCCGGGCGAGACGCTGCTCGTGGTGCTCTCCGACCCGGAGGGCGCCGCGAAGGACGCCGGCAAGGGCGCGAAGCCGGGGGCGCCGAAGCCGCCCGAGCCCTGGTACGACACCCTGTGGGGGAGCGTGCGGGCGGCCAACGCCGAGCGCCCCGACAAGTGA
- a CDS encoding amino-acid N-acetyltransferase: MSADEITVRRARTTDVRGIRRLVDTYTDDRRLLSKATVTLYEDVQEFRVAVTSDGTVVGCGALHVMWEDLAEIRTVAVDPSCRGHKIGHRIVGGLIDAARELGIARIFVLTFETGFFGSFGFREIDGAPVPQPVYEQLLRSYDEGVAEFLDLERVKPNTLGNTRMLLRL; this comes from the coding sequence ATGAGCGCCGACGAGATCACTGTGCGCCGGGCCCGCACCACCGACGTCCGCGGCATCCGGCGGCTGGTGGACACCTACACCGACGACCGGCGGCTGCTCAGCAAGGCGACTGTGACGCTGTACGAGGACGTGCAGGAGTTCCGGGTCGCGGTGACGTCTGACGGCACGGTGGTCGGCTGCGGCGCGCTGCACGTCATGTGGGAGGACCTGGCCGAGATCCGGACGGTGGCGGTCGACCCGTCCTGCCGGGGCCACAAGATCGGGCACCGGATCGTCGGCGGGCTGATCGACGCGGCACGGGAGCTGGGCATCGCCCGGATCTTCGTGCTGACGTTCGAGACCGGCTTCTTCGGCTCGTTCGGCTTCCGCGAGATCGACGGCGCGCCCGTGCCGCAGCCGGTGTACGAGCAGCTCCTGCGCTCGTACGACGAGGGTGTCGCGGAGTTCCTGGACCTGGAACGGGTCAAGCCCAACACCCTGGGCAACACCCGCATGCTGCTGCGCCTCTGA
- a CDS encoding type II toxin-antitoxin system RelE/ParE family toxin, with protein sequence MVAGDWDVYLVDEVRQWLDTLDASAHARVVQAIDLLAEHGPGLGRPLVDTIHGSSMANLKELRPGTVRILFAFDPWRSSILLVAGDKSGRWKTWYQEAIPVAEHRYELYLKDRAREEGKA encoded by the coding sequence GTGGTGGCTGGAGACTGGGACGTCTACCTGGTCGACGAGGTGCGGCAGTGGCTCGACACTCTCGACGCGTCCGCCCATGCGCGAGTGGTGCAGGCGATCGACCTCCTGGCCGAGCACGGACCAGGACTCGGACGACCCCTTGTCGACACCATCCACGGTTCGTCGATGGCGAACTTGAAGGAGCTCCGGCCGGGCACCGTGCGTATCCTTTTCGCGTTCGACCCGTGGCGCTCGAGCATCCTCCTGGTCGCCGGCGACAAGTCCGGCCGGTGGAAGACGTGGTATCAGGAGGCCATTCCCGTCGCCGAGCACCGCTACGAGCTCTACCTCAAGGACCGGGCACGAGAGGAGGGGAAGGCATGA
- a CDS encoding DUF885 domain-containing protein has translation MESFGPLAERIVEALLESRPGLATSAGDHRYDDRLPDLSADALAADQAMLKDAADALAEIDPDALDVAESVDHALLTSLVDRGLFEATEIRGHEWDPLRHNPGPLLHALLARPFAPAEERLTSLVGRLSAVPDALSTARATLRDMPRVHAETAVGQFAGTAALIRDEVPGLLAEAPAMRDRVGPAASEAIAALEEFVAWLRQGLAADAGPGRDPRLGRRRWEARLWHTLDTELSAAEVQRRAWANLDRVTEEIRAASVELVGGPADDETVRRALDLLAAEHPDDATIVDLASVTLDEASDFVSHHDLVSMVGDPCVIQEMPEFARGVAVAYCDSPGPLETADVPTFYCISPTPADWPAQRVESFYREYNDHMIRNLTVHEAMPGHFLQLAHARRYDGPTRVRALTESGVFVEGWAVYAEELMAGLGFGGLPVRLQQLKMQLRMTINALLDQLVHCDDMPESEAMALMTGRGFQEEGEAAGKWRRALLTSTQLSTYFVGYSEMADIAAARPDGVTVRDWHDAMLAHDCPPPRHLRTLLGV, from the coding sequence ATGGAGTCGTTCGGGCCGCTTGCGGAGCGGATCGTGGAGGCGTTGCTGGAGAGCCGGCCCGGGCTGGCCACCTCCGCCGGGGATCACCGCTACGACGACCGGCTGCCCGATCTCTCCGCCGACGCCCTCGCCGCCGACCAGGCGATGCTGAAGGACGCCGCCGACGCGCTCGCGGAAATCGACCCGGACGCGCTCGACGTGGCGGAGAGCGTCGACCACGCGCTGCTCACCAGCCTCGTCGACAGGGGACTGTTCGAGGCCACCGAGATCCGCGGCCACGAGTGGGATCCGCTGCGCCACAATCCGGGGCCGCTGCTGCACGCCCTGCTGGCCCGTCCCTTCGCCCCGGCCGAGGAGCGCCTGACCAGTCTCGTCGGGCGTCTGTCGGCCGTACCCGATGCGCTGTCGACGGCGCGCGCGACGCTGCGGGACATGCCGCGGGTCCACGCGGAGACGGCGGTCGGGCAGTTCGCCGGTACGGCGGCGCTGATCCGCGACGAGGTTCCCGGGTTGCTCGCCGAGGCGCCGGCGATGCGCGATCGGGTCGGCCCGGCGGCCAGCGAGGCGATCGCCGCGCTGGAGGAGTTCGTGGCCTGGCTGCGGCAGGGTCTGGCCGCGGACGCCGGTCCGGGGCGTGACCCGCGGCTGGGCCGGCGGCGGTGGGAGGCGCGGCTGTGGCACACGCTCGACACCGAGCTGAGCGCCGCCGAGGTGCAGCGCCGCGCCTGGGCCAACCTCGACCGGGTCACCGAGGAGATCCGCGCGGCGTCGGTCGAGCTGGTCGGTGGTCCGGCCGACGACGAGACGGTACGCCGGGCGCTGGACCTGCTGGCCGCCGAGCACCCGGACGACGCCACGATCGTCGACCTCGCCTCGGTCACGCTCGACGAGGCGAGTGACTTCGTCAGCCACCACGACCTGGTCAGCATGGTCGGCGACCCGTGCGTGATCCAGGAGATGCCGGAGTTCGCGCGCGGCGTGGCGGTGGCCTACTGCGACTCGCCGGGCCCGCTGGAGACGGCCGACGTGCCGACGTTCTACTGCATCTCGCCCACCCCGGCGGACTGGCCGGCGCAGCGGGTCGAGTCGTTCTACCGCGAGTACAACGACCACATGATCCGCAACCTGACCGTGCACGAGGCGATGCCGGGTCACTTCCTCCAGCTTGCCCACGCCCGCCGGTACGACGGCCCGACCCGGGTACGCGCGCTCACCGAGTCGGGCGTGTTCGTCGAGGGCTGGGCGGTCTACGCCGAGGAGCTGATGGCGGGGCTCGGCTTCGGCGGGCTGCCGGTGCGGTTGCAGCAGCTCAAGATGCAGCTCCGGATGACCATCAACGCGCTGCTGGACCAGCTCGTGCACTGCGACGACATGCCCGAGTCCGAGGCGATGGCGCTGATGACCGGGCGCGGCTTCCAGGAGGAGGGCGAGGCGGCCGGCAAGTGGCGGCGGGCGCTGCTCACCTCGACGCAGCTCTCCACGTACTTCGTCGGCTACAGCGAGATGGCCGACATCGCCGCCGCCCGGCCGGACGGCGTGACGGTGCGCGACTGGCACGACGCCATGCTGGCGCACGACTGCCCGCCGCCGCGCCACCTGCGGACACTGCTGGGGGTGTGA
- a CDS encoding dienelactone hydrolase family protein: MGEMVSFTGNGGTSEGYLAIPSGGAASPAVIVIQDWWGLVPHVRAVVDRFAEAGFVALAPDFRHGGPAVKPTEPRLMLNSSQMDEAASDIAAAAEYLASRSEVAGKVGCAGFCAGASLALWSGTFSERIVATAGFYPRLPWEGMATGAADNAGRTGAADNAGRTGAADNAGRTDWAGYAGKAALIHCSEADGLSAADGVQSVRRSIESAGGTCQTFDYPGTAHAFFNEDRPEHFDQRAAATAWARTLELFRAKLG, encoded by the coding sequence ATGGGCGAGATGGTGAGCTTCACCGGCAACGGGGGGACGAGCGAGGGGTATCTCGCGATACCCTCCGGCGGTGCGGCCAGCCCGGCGGTCATCGTCATCCAGGACTGGTGGGGACTGGTGCCCCACGTCCGGGCCGTGGTGGACCGCTTCGCCGAGGCCGGCTTCGTCGCCCTCGCGCCCGACTTCCGGCACGGCGGGCCGGCCGTGAAGCCGACCGAGCCGCGGCTGATGCTGAACAGCTCCCAGATGGACGAGGCGGCCAGCGACATCGCCGCCGCCGCCGAATACCTGGCGAGCCGGTCCGAGGTCGCCGGCAAGGTGGGCTGCGCCGGGTTCTGCGCGGGCGCCAGCCTGGCGCTGTGGTCCGGCACGTTCTCCGAGCGCATCGTGGCCACCGCCGGGTTCTACCCGCGCCTGCCCTGGGAGGGCATGGCCACTGGCGCGGCGGACAACGCCGGCCGCACGGGCGCGGCGGACAACGCCGGCCGCACCGGCGCGGCGGACAACGCCGGCCGCACCGACTGGGCCGGCTACGCCGGCAAAGCCGCGCTCATCCACTGCTCCGAGGCGGACGGCCTGTCCGCCGCCGACGGGGTGCAGAGCGTACGCCGGTCCATCGAGTCCGCCGGTGGCACCTGCCAGACGTTCGACTACCCGGGCACCGCGCACGCGTTCTTCAATGAGGACCGGCCCGAGCACTTCGACCAGCGGGCGGCCGCCACCGCCTGGGCCCGCACGCTGGAACTGTTCCGGGCGAAGCTTGGCTGA
- a CDS encoding HAAS signaling domain-containing protein, which translates to MTVTGQEITDYVDRVRAALADLPPGVRDELTEDLPEHLAEVAAEGEGALVDRLGTPEAYAAELRAAAGAGEGRRPARFHRLAEARDQAATQIRLLDRQLGPVLGHETVSDFLRPLRPAWWLVRGWLAALLISVMVDGGRPGLLPRPNDNASAGLLLLIGAVVASLWLGRRSAGFTGWPRRLHRLGTAALLLFGFAVLVDVDRNASSDVYSGYEQTSVDRRYDRIEDVFVYDQQGRLIRDAQLFDQNGVPIRLGWPNCLDSSGAVPAPRNAYPYCPELAPFGAPASPSIAPPAPAPTGSATPTAPATPAPSTSASPEPTSTR; encoded by the coding sequence ATGACCGTCACTGGGCAGGAGATCACGGACTACGTCGACCGGGTACGCGCGGCGCTCGCCGACCTGCCGCCGGGGGTCCGCGACGAGCTGACCGAGGACCTGCCGGAACACCTCGCCGAGGTGGCCGCCGAGGGCGAGGGCGCGCTCGTGGACCGGCTGGGCACCCCCGAGGCGTACGCGGCCGAACTGCGTGCCGCCGCCGGCGCCGGGGAGGGGCGGCGACCGGCGCGCTTCCACCGCCTGGCCGAGGCGCGGGATCAGGCGGCCACTCAGATACGTCTGCTGGATCGTCAGCTCGGCCCGGTGCTGGGGCACGAGACGGTGAGCGACTTCCTGCGCCCGCTGCGCCCGGCCTGGTGGCTGGTGCGTGGCTGGCTGGCCGCGCTGCTGATCAGCGTCATGGTGGACGGTGGCCGGCCCGGTCTGCTGCCCCGGCCGAACGACAACGCGTCGGCCGGCCTGCTGCTGCTCATCGGCGCGGTGGTCGCGTCACTGTGGCTCGGCCGCCGTTCCGCGGGCTTCACCGGCTGGCCGCGCCGCCTGCACCGGCTGGGTACGGCCGCGCTGCTGCTCTTCGGCTTCGCGGTGCTCGTCGATGTGGACCGGAACGCCAGCTCCGACGTCTACAGCGGCTACGAGCAGACGTCGGTGGACCGGCGGTACGACCGGATCGAGGACGTCTTCGTCTACGACCAGCAGGGGCGGCTGATCCGCGACGCGCAGCTGTTCGACCAGAACGGCGTGCCGATCCGGCTCGGCTGGCCGAACTGCCTGGACTCGTCCGGCGCCGTGCCCGCGCCCCGCAACGCCTACCCGTACTGCCCGGAGCTGGCACCGTTCGGCGCACCGGCCTCCCCGTCGATCGCCCCGCCCGCACCCGCACCCACAGGCAGCGCCACCCCGACCGCGCCCGCCACGCCCGCGCCCAGCACCAGCGCTTCCCCGGAACCCACGTCAACGCGATAG
- a CDS encoding Ppx/GppA phosphatase family protein, with product MAAIDCGTNSIRLLIADLPEASAGDSSPLRDVSRRMEIVRLGQGVDQTGMLAPEAIERTRVALADYAAEIEKSGAERVRMCATSASRDASNAADFRTMVERTLGVPPEVVTGDEEARLSFTGAVRGLPADAEPPYLVVDIGGGSTEFVVGTRADGVRGAISVDIGCVRMTERHLHDDPPTAAQIAAAESDIAAAVDRALAAVPGREAATLVGLAGSVTTVVALAQGLREYDPSRIHHARVSYEQVAEVTADLLGKSSEQRLAYPVMHPGRADVIGAGALVLRVIMERAGMPSVVASEHDILDGIAWSLA from the coding sequence GTGGCCGCCATCGACTGCGGGACCAACTCGATCCGACTGCTGATCGCCGACCTGCCCGAGGCGTCGGCCGGGGACTCGTCGCCGCTGCGCGACGTCAGCCGGCGGATGGAGATCGTCCGACTGGGGCAGGGCGTCGACCAGACCGGCATGCTCGCGCCGGAGGCCATCGAGCGGACCCGCGTGGCGCTCGCCGACTACGCGGCGGAGATCGAGAAGTCCGGCGCCGAGCGGGTACGCATGTGCGCCACCTCGGCCTCCCGCGACGCCTCCAACGCCGCCGACTTCCGCACCATGGTCGAGCGCACGCTCGGCGTACCGCCCGAGGTGGTGACAGGCGACGAGGAGGCACGCCTGTCGTTCACCGGCGCGGTGCGCGGCCTGCCTGCCGATGCAGAGCCGCCGTACCTGGTGGTCGACATCGGCGGCGGTTCGACCGAGTTCGTCGTCGGCACCCGCGCCGACGGGGTGCGCGGCGCTATCTCGGTGGACATCGGCTGCGTCCGGATGACCGAACGGCACCTGCACGACGATCCGCCGACAGCGGCGCAGATCGCCGCCGCCGAGTCCGACATCGCCGCCGCCGTCGACCGCGCGCTCGCCGCCGTGCCCGGCCGCGAGGCCGCCACGCTGGTCGGGCTCGCCGGTTCGGTCACCACAGTGGTCGCCCTGGCGCAAGGGCTCCGGGAGTACGACCCCAGCCGCATCCACCACGCCCGCGTCTCGTACGAGCAGGTGGCCGAGGTGACAGCCGACCTGCTCGGCAAGAGCAGTGAGCAGCGGCTGGCGTACCCGGTGATGCACCCCGGGCGGGCCGACGTGATCGGCGCCGGCGCGCTGGTGCTGCGAGTGATCATGGAGCGGGCCGGGATGCCGTCGGTGGTCGCCTCCGAGCACGACATCCTCGACGGCATAGCTTGGAGCCTCGCCTAG
- a CDS encoding NAD(+) diphosphatase: MTPPGFLPAADHGRPPEPDDLALPVAGRKLLTGPDEQPLRIGALPGDLAWIPVGTLDGVPAWAAEVADPESLPGPWRGWRGLAAELPAPRADLAGRALAVVTWRRTHRWCGACRAELADVPGETARRCPDCGLTVFVPLSVAVLTAITRPGPAGGVDELLLVRHAQGPTQLWALVAGFVEAGESLEAAVHREVAEEVGLTLRRPVYVDSQPWALSGPGTLLAGFTAEVTDPAAEPVVDGIELTEARWFPVDALPAELPPAYSLSRWLIDAVAAGR, translated from the coding sequence GTGACCCCGCCCGGGTTCCTGCCTGCTGCCGATCACGGGCGGCCGCCGGAGCCGGACGACCTGGCGCTGCCGGTGGCCGGACGGAAGCTGCTGACCGGCCCGGACGAGCAGCCGCTGCGGATCGGCGCGCTGCCCGGCGACCTCGCCTGGATCCCGGTCGGCACGCTCGACGGCGTCCCGGCGTGGGCGGCCGAGGTGGCCGATCCGGAGTCGCTTCCCGGCCCGTGGCGCGGCTGGCGCGGCCTCGCCGCCGAGCTGCCCGCACCCCGCGCCGACCTGGCCGGACGGGCGCTCGCCGTGGTCACCTGGCGGCGTACCCACAGGTGGTGCGGCGCGTGCCGGGCCGAGCTGGCCGACGTGCCGGGCGAGACCGCGCGGCGCTGCCCGGACTGCGGGCTGACGGTGTTCGTGCCGCTGTCCGTCGCGGTGCTGACCGCGATCACCCGCCCCGGCCCGGCCGGCGGCGTCGACGAACTGCTGCTGGTCCGGCACGCGCAGGGGCCGACGCAGCTGTGGGCACTCGTCGCCGGGTTCGTCGAGGCGGGCGAGTCGCTGGAGGCGGCGGTGCACCGCGAGGTCGCCGAGGAGGTCGGCCTGACGCTGCGGCGACCGGTCTACGTGGACAGCCAGCCGTGGGCGCTGTCCGGGCCGGGCACGCTGCTCGCCGGTTTCACCGCCGAGGTGACCGACCCGGCCGCCGAACCCGTCGTCGACGGCATCGAGCTGACCGAGGCGCGTTGGTTCCCGGTGGATGCGCTGCCCGCCGAGCTGCCGCCCGCGTACTCCCTGTCGCGCTGGCTGATCGACGCGGTCGCCGCCGGGCGGTGA
- a CDS encoding helix-turn-helix domain-containing protein has translation MSDYSRWQDIRADHVARVGGEDAVDAGKQELLAEVIGHRLAEVRRARGLTQQQVADRMGVTKGRVSQIEQGKISGQEVVARFAAALGGRLHQAIYFDDGDIAAIA, from the coding sequence ATGAGCGACTACTCCCGGTGGCAGGACATCCGCGCCGACCACGTCGCCCGGGTCGGCGGGGAAGATGCGGTCGACGCGGGTAAGCAGGAACTCCTCGCCGAGGTCATCGGTCACCGCCTCGCGGAGGTACGGCGAGCGCGCGGCCTGACCCAGCAGCAGGTCGCCGACCGGATGGGCGTCACCAAGGGACGGGTCTCCCAGATCGAGCAGGGAAAGATCTCCGGACAGGAAGTGGTGGCCCGGTTCGCCGCGGCGCTGGGTGGCCGGCTCCACCAGGCGATCTACTTCGACGACGGTGACATCGCCGCCATCGCCTGA
- a CDS encoding DUF501 domain-containing protein, which yields MSVVPPQEPAADSVPPPERQPATEADLAAVAAQLGRPPRGTRAVAHRCPCGLPDVVETTPRLADGTPFPTLFYLTCPRATAACSRLESAGLMKEMAERLAEDPELAARYRAAHEDYLTRREAIGEVPEIAGISAGGMPGRVKCLHVHLGHALAAGPGVNPFGDETLALVEKWWAAGPCVDVPAVQ from the coding sequence TTGAGCGTCGTACCACCGCAGGAGCCGGCGGCGGACTCCGTACCCCCGCCGGAACGCCAGCCGGCCACCGAGGCCGACCTGGCCGCGGTGGCCGCGCAGCTCGGACGCCCGCCTCGCGGCACCCGCGCGGTGGCCCACAGGTGTCCCTGCGGCCTGCCCGACGTGGTGGAGACGACGCCCCGGCTGGCGGACGGCACGCCGTTCCCGACGCTGTTCTACCTGACCTGCCCGCGTGCCACGGCGGCGTGCAGCCGGCTGGAGTCGGCCGGGCTGATGAAGGAGATGGCCGAGCGGCTCGCCGAGGATCCGGAGCTGGCGGCGCGGTACCGGGCGGCGCACGAGGACTACCTGACCCGCCGGGAGGCGATCGGGGAGGTGCCGGAGATCGCGGGCATCTCGGCCGGCGGCATGCCGGGGCGGGTGAAGTGCCTGCACGTGCACCTCGGGCACGCGCTCGCGGCCGGGCCGGGGGTCAACCCGTTCGGCGACGAGACGCTGGCGCTCGTGGAGAAGTGGTGGGCGGCCGGCCCCTGCGTGGACGTGCCCGCGGTCCAGTGA